The following proteins come from a genomic window of Diprion similis isolate iyDipSimi1 chromosome 8, iyDipSimi1.1, whole genome shotgun sequence:
- the LOC124408487 gene encoding fatty acyl-CoA reductase wat-like isoform X3: MLLEMNLPGPETTVYHEAETMYPIITNEGINNNVNNNNNNNNNNNNNNNNNTLNDDDERRGTTLQEFYAGQTVFITGGTGFLGKVLIEKLLRSCPDLTAIYILVRPKKGKDVQSRVEDIFDDVVYSRLKKEVPKFRHKVFAVAGDCSVPDLGLSLADRALLIEKVSIVFHVAATVRFDEKLKLAMAINIQAANDIIKLCRSMPQLKSVIHVSTAYANSHLWTIEEKFYPYETKYSELSKMIENMPEDTITELTPKIIGKWTNTYVFTKALAEDMIREQSKDLPMGIFRPAIVISTAREPILGWIDNLYGPTGVVAGAASGVLRTLHSDPDINANIVPVDFTVNSLIASAWDVATQVERRGKDMLIYNYVSSVDAPLTWGKYCKSNTEYGKLYPLSNSIWYLSFTTNKHKFIHLLYVLFLHLLPAMLVDTVSICIGQKPRLWKMYQKIHKFANVISYFATHEWKFTNDNVQDMWSRLESKDQNLFLFNMKGFNWDGYFQHYIKGTRIYLFKDDLSTLEASRARLARFYFMHQATKGLVSLLMLWIVWTLLSRIVF, translated from the exons ATGTTGCTGGAAATGAATCTACCGGGACCGGAAACAACTGTGTACCACGAG GCGGAAACTATGTATCCGATAATAACGAACGAGGGGATCAACAACAACgtcaacaataacaacaacaacaacaacaacaacaacaacaataacaacaacaacaccttgaacgacgacgacgagagaCGAGGAACTACCCTGCAAGAGTTCTACGCAGGGCAAACGGTCTTCATTACAG GTGGAACTGGCTTTCTTGGAAAAGTCCTGATAGAAAAGTTACTGCGTAGCTGCCCCGATCTAACCGCAATCTACATCCTAGTACGCccgaagaaaggaaaagacgTGCAAAGTCGCGTTGAGGACATATTTGATGATGTG GTCTATAGCCGACTGAAAAAAGAAGTCCCAAAATTCCGTCACAAGGTGTTTGCAGTGGCCGGAGACTGCAGCGTTCCCGATTTGGGTCTTTCATTGGCTGACAGGGCACTCCTTATTGAAAAG GTATCGATAGTGTTTCACGTTGCGGCGACAGTTCGTTTTGATGAAAAACTCAAACTCGCCATGGCCATTAATATACAGGCCGCGAATGACATTATCAAACTATGCCGAAGTATGCCACAGCTGAAG TCTGTAATTCATGTATCCACCGCTTATGCCAACTCGCACCTGTGGacaatcgaagaaaaattttacccatATGAAACGAAGTACAGCGAGCTATCGAAGATGATTGAAAATATGCCGGAGGATACGATAACGGAATTAACTCCAAA GATAATTGGAAAATGGACAAACACATACGTCTTCACCAAAGCCCTGGCCGAAGATATGATTCGAGAGCAGAGTAAGGACCTGCCTATGGGCATTTTCCGACCTGCCATTG TGATATCAACGGCACGTGAACCAATCTTAGGATGGATCGACAACCTCTACGGACCCACAGGTGTGGTTGCCGGGGCAGCTTCCGGCGTTCTCAGAACTCTGCACAGCGACCCTGACATCAATGCGAATATCGTGCCAGTGGATTTCACAGTGAACTCGCTGATAGCCAGTGCCTGGGACGTGGCCACACAGGTCGAAAG GAGAGGCAAGGACATGTTGATTTACAATTACGTGTCGTCGGTCGATGCCCCGTTAACGTGGGGCAAATACTGCAAGTCGAATACCGAGTATGGAAAGCTTTACCCGTTGAGCAACTCGATCTGGTACCTGTCATTCACAACGAATAAACACAAATTTATTCACTTACTGTACGTGCTGTTCCTTCATTTACTACCAGCGATGCTAGTTGACACCGTCAGTATTTGTATCGGCCAAAAACCAAG ATTGTGGAAAATGTATCAAAAGATTCACAAGTTTGCAAACGTGATATCGTATTTTGCGACCCACGAATGGAAATTCACAAACGACAACGTACAAGATATGTGGAGCCGGTTGGAATCCAAGGATCAAAATTTGTTCCTATTCAATATGAAGGGCTTCAACTGGGACGGGTATTTTCAACATTACATAAAAGGAACCAGAATCTATTTGTTCAAAGACGACCTGAGCACCTTGGAAGCCAGCAGAGCGAGATTGGCCAG ATTTTACTTCATGCATCAAGCCACCAAAGGTTTGGTATCCCTTCTCATGTTATGGATCGTATGGACCTTATTATCCAGAATAGTTTTTTAA
- the LOC124408487 gene encoding fatty acyl-CoA reductase wat-like isoform X1 yields MKNHRSILRGKPSPITPDRARGHMTQSHGRCDHRKAIVLDEPRQSWSRWLPSSRPRYCQYGQRTAVRSAETMYPIITNEGINNNVNNNNNNNNNNNNNNNNNTLNDDDERRGTTLQEFYAGQTVFITGGTGFLGKVLIEKLLRSCPDLTAIYILVRPKKGKDVQSRVEDIFDDVVYSRLKKEVPKFRHKVFAVAGDCSVPDLGLSLADRALLIEKVSIVFHVAATVRFDEKLKLAMAINIQAANDIIKLCRSMPQLKSVIHVSTAYANSHLWTIEEKFYPYETKYSELSKMIENMPEDTITELTPKIIGKWTNTYVFTKALAEDMIREQSKDLPMGIFRPAIVISTAREPILGWIDNLYGPTGVVAGAASGVLRTLHSDPDINANIVPVDFTVNSLIASAWDVATQVERRGKDMLIYNYVSSVDAPLTWGKYCKSNTEYGKLYPLSNSIWYLSFTTNKHKFIHLLYVLFLHLLPAMLVDTVSICIGQKPRLWKMYQKIHKFANVISYFATHEWKFTNDNVQDMWSRLESKDQNLFLFNMKGFNWDGYFQHYIKGTRIYLFKDDLSTLEASRARLARFYFMHQATKGLVSLLMLWIVWTLLSRIVF; encoded by the exons ATGAAAAACCATCGATCAATCCTCCGGGGAAAACCCTCACCAATCACCCCCGATAGAGCGCGTGGCCACATGACCCAGTCTCATGGGCGTTGTGACCACCGTAAAGCCATCGTCCTTGACGAACCGAGGCAGTCATGGTCACGGTGGCTTCCGAGCAGTCGACCTCGTTATTGCCAATACGGACAACGCACCGCGGTTCGAAGT GCGGAAACTATGTATCCGATAATAACGAACGAGGGGATCAACAACAACgtcaacaataacaacaacaacaacaacaacaacaacaacaataacaacaacaacaccttgaacgacgacgacgagagaCGAGGAACTACCCTGCAAGAGTTCTACGCAGGGCAAACGGTCTTCATTACAG GTGGAACTGGCTTTCTTGGAAAAGTCCTGATAGAAAAGTTACTGCGTAGCTGCCCCGATCTAACCGCAATCTACATCCTAGTACGCccgaagaaaggaaaagacgTGCAAAGTCGCGTTGAGGACATATTTGATGATGTG GTCTATAGCCGACTGAAAAAAGAAGTCCCAAAATTCCGTCACAAGGTGTTTGCAGTGGCCGGAGACTGCAGCGTTCCCGATTTGGGTCTTTCATTGGCTGACAGGGCACTCCTTATTGAAAAG GTATCGATAGTGTTTCACGTTGCGGCGACAGTTCGTTTTGATGAAAAACTCAAACTCGCCATGGCCATTAATATACAGGCCGCGAATGACATTATCAAACTATGCCGAAGTATGCCACAGCTGAAG TCTGTAATTCATGTATCCACCGCTTATGCCAACTCGCACCTGTGGacaatcgaagaaaaattttacccatATGAAACGAAGTACAGCGAGCTATCGAAGATGATTGAAAATATGCCGGAGGATACGATAACGGAATTAACTCCAAA GATAATTGGAAAATGGACAAACACATACGTCTTCACCAAAGCCCTGGCCGAAGATATGATTCGAGAGCAGAGTAAGGACCTGCCTATGGGCATTTTCCGACCTGCCATTG TGATATCAACGGCACGTGAACCAATCTTAGGATGGATCGACAACCTCTACGGACCCACAGGTGTGGTTGCCGGGGCAGCTTCCGGCGTTCTCAGAACTCTGCACAGCGACCCTGACATCAATGCGAATATCGTGCCAGTGGATTTCACAGTGAACTCGCTGATAGCCAGTGCCTGGGACGTGGCCACACAGGTCGAAAG GAGAGGCAAGGACATGTTGATTTACAATTACGTGTCGTCGGTCGATGCCCCGTTAACGTGGGGCAAATACTGCAAGTCGAATACCGAGTATGGAAAGCTTTACCCGTTGAGCAACTCGATCTGGTACCTGTCATTCACAACGAATAAACACAAATTTATTCACTTACTGTACGTGCTGTTCCTTCATTTACTACCAGCGATGCTAGTTGACACCGTCAGTATTTGTATCGGCCAAAAACCAAG ATTGTGGAAAATGTATCAAAAGATTCACAAGTTTGCAAACGTGATATCGTATTTTGCGACCCACGAATGGAAATTCACAAACGACAACGTACAAGATATGTGGAGCCGGTTGGAATCCAAGGATCAAAATTTGTTCCTATTCAATATGAAGGGCTTCAACTGGGACGGGTATTTTCAACATTACATAAAAGGAACCAGAATCTATTTGTTCAAAGACGACCTGAGCACCTTGGAAGCCAGCAGAGCGAGATTGGCCAG ATTTTACTTCATGCATCAAGCCACCAAAGGTTTGGTATCCCTTCTCATGTTATGGATCGTATGGACCTTATTATCCAGAATAGTTTTTTAA
- the LOC124408487 gene encoding fatty acyl-CoA reductase wat-like isoform X4: MLLEMNLPGPETTVYHEAETMYPIITNEGNNNNNNNNTLNDDDERRGTTLQEFYAGQTVFITGGTGFLGKVLIEKLLRSCPDLTAIYILVRPKKGKDVQSRVEDIFDDVVYSRLKKEVPKFRHKVFAVAGDCSVPDLGLSLADRALLIEKVSIVFHVAATVRFDEKLKLAMAINIQAANDIIKLCRSMPQLKSVIHVSTAYANSHLWTIEEKFYPYETKYSELSKMIENMPEDTITELTPKIIGKWTNTYVFTKALAEDMIREQSKDLPMGIFRPAIVISTAREPILGWIDNLYGPTGVVAGAASGVLRTLHSDPDINANIVPVDFTVNSLIASAWDVATQVERRGKDMLIYNYVSSVDAPLTWGKYCKSNTEYGKLYPLSNSIWYLSFTTNKHKFIHLLYVLFLHLLPAMLVDTVSICIGQKPRLWKMYQKIHKFANVISYFATHEWKFTNDNVQDMWSRLESKDQNLFLFNMKGFNWDGYFQHYIKGTRIYLFKDDLSTLEASRARLARFYFMHQATKGLVSLLMLWIVWTLLSRIVF, encoded by the exons ATGTTGCTGGAAATGAATCTACCGGGACCGGAAACAACTGTGTACCACGAG GCGGAAACTATGTATCCGATAATAACGAACGAGGGG aacaacaacaataacaacaacaacaccttgaacgacgacgacgagagaCGAGGAACTACCCTGCAAGAGTTCTACGCAGGGCAAACGGTCTTCATTACAG GTGGAACTGGCTTTCTTGGAAAAGTCCTGATAGAAAAGTTACTGCGTAGCTGCCCCGATCTAACCGCAATCTACATCCTAGTACGCccgaagaaaggaaaagacgTGCAAAGTCGCGTTGAGGACATATTTGATGATGTG GTCTATAGCCGACTGAAAAAAGAAGTCCCAAAATTCCGTCACAAGGTGTTTGCAGTGGCCGGAGACTGCAGCGTTCCCGATTTGGGTCTTTCATTGGCTGACAGGGCACTCCTTATTGAAAAG GTATCGATAGTGTTTCACGTTGCGGCGACAGTTCGTTTTGATGAAAAACTCAAACTCGCCATGGCCATTAATATACAGGCCGCGAATGACATTATCAAACTATGCCGAAGTATGCCACAGCTGAAG TCTGTAATTCATGTATCCACCGCTTATGCCAACTCGCACCTGTGGacaatcgaagaaaaattttacccatATGAAACGAAGTACAGCGAGCTATCGAAGATGATTGAAAATATGCCGGAGGATACGATAACGGAATTAACTCCAAA GATAATTGGAAAATGGACAAACACATACGTCTTCACCAAAGCCCTGGCCGAAGATATGATTCGAGAGCAGAGTAAGGACCTGCCTATGGGCATTTTCCGACCTGCCATTG TGATATCAACGGCACGTGAACCAATCTTAGGATGGATCGACAACCTCTACGGACCCACAGGTGTGGTTGCCGGGGCAGCTTCCGGCGTTCTCAGAACTCTGCACAGCGACCCTGACATCAATGCGAATATCGTGCCAGTGGATTTCACAGTGAACTCGCTGATAGCCAGTGCCTGGGACGTGGCCACACAGGTCGAAAG GAGAGGCAAGGACATGTTGATTTACAATTACGTGTCGTCGGTCGATGCCCCGTTAACGTGGGGCAAATACTGCAAGTCGAATACCGAGTATGGAAAGCTTTACCCGTTGAGCAACTCGATCTGGTACCTGTCATTCACAACGAATAAACACAAATTTATTCACTTACTGTACGTGCTGTTCCTTCATTTACTACCAGCGATGCTAGTTGACACCGTCAGTATTTGTATCGGCCAAAAACCAAG ATTGTGGAAAATGTATCAAAAGATTCACAAGTTTGCAAACGTGATATCGTATTTTGCGACCCACGAATGGAAATTCACAAACGACAACGTACAAGATATGTGGAGCCGGTTGGAATCCAAGGATCAAAATTTGTTCCTATTCAATATGAAGGGCTTCAACTGGGACGGGTATTTTCAACATTACATAAAAGGAACCAGAATCTATTTGTTCAAAGACGACCTGAGCACCTTGGAAGCCAGCAGAGCGAGATTGGCCAG ATTTTACTTCATGCATCAAGCCACCAAAGGTTTGGTATCCCTTCTCATGTTATGGATCGTATGGACCTTATTATCCAGAATAGTTTTTTAA
- the LOC124408487 gene encoding fatty acyl-CoA reductase wat-like isoform X5 — protein sequence MYPIITNEGINNNVNNNNNNNNNNNNNNNNNTLNDDDERRGTTLQEFYAGQTVFITGGTGFLGKVLIEKLLRSCPDLTAIYILVRPKKGKDVQSRVEDIFDDVVYSRLKKEVPKFRHKVFAVAGDCSVPDLGLSLADRALLIEKVSIVFHVAATVRFDEKLKLAMAINIQAANDIIKLCRSMPQLKSVIHVSTAYANSHLWTIEEKFYPYETKYSELSKMIENMPEDTITELTPKIIGKWTNTYVFTKALAEDMIREQSKDLPMGIFRPAIVISTAREPILGWIDNLYGPTGVVAGAASGVLRTLHSDPDINANIVPVDFTVNSLIASAWDVATQVERRGKDMLIYNYVSSVDAPLTWGKYCKSNTEYGKLYPLSNSIWYLSFTTNKHKFIHLLYVLFLHLLPAMLVDTVSICIGQKPRLWKMYQKIHKFANVISYFATHEWKFTNDNVQDMWSRLESKDQNLFLFNMKGFNWDGYFQHYIKGTRIYLFKDDLSTLEASRARLARFYFMHQATKGLVSLLMLWIVWTLLSRIVF from the exons ATGTATCCGATAATAACGAACGAGGGGATCAACAACAACgtcaacaataacaacaacaacaacaacaacaacaacaacaataacaacaacaacaccttgaacgacgacgacgagagaCGAGGAACTACCCTGCAAGAGTTCTACGCAGGGCAAACGGTCTTCATTACAG GTGGAACTGGCTTTCTTGGAAAAGTCCTGATAGAAAAGTTACTGCGTAGCTGCCCCGATCTAACCGCAATCTACATCCTAGTACGCccgaagaaaggaaaagacgTGCAAAGTCGCGTTGAGGACATATTTGATGATGTG GTCTATAGCCGACTGAAAAAAGAAGTCCCAAAATTCCGTCACAAGGTGTTTGCAGTGGCCGGAGACTGCAGCGTTCCCGATTTGGGTCTTTCATTGGCTGACAGGGCACTCCTTATTGAAAAG GTATCGATAGTGTTTCACGTTGCGGCGACAGTTCGTTTTGATGAAAAACTCAAACTCGCCATGGCCATTAATATACAGGCCGCGAATGACATTATCAAACTATGCCGAAGTATGCCACAGCTGAAG TCTGTAATTCATGTATCCACCGCTTATGCCAACTCGCACCTGTGGacaatcgaagaaaaattttacccatATGAAACGAAGTACAGCGAGCTATCGAAGATGATTGAAAATATGCCGGAGGATACGATAACGGAATTAACTCCAAA GATAATTGGAAAATGGACAAACACATACGTCTTCACCAAAGCCCTGGCCGAAGATATGATTCGAGAGCAGAGTAAGGACCTGCCTATGGGCATTTTCCGACCTGCCATTG TGATATCAACGGCACGTGAACCAATCTTAGGATGGATCGACAACCTCTACGGACCCACAGGTGTGGTTGCCGGGGCAGCTTCCGGCGTTCTCAGAACTCTGCACAGCGACCCTGACATCAATGCGAATATCGTGCCAGTGGATTTCACAGTGAACTCGCTGATAGCCAGTGCCTGGGACGTGGCCACACAGGTCGAAAG GAGAGGCAAGGACATGTTGATTTACAATTACGTGTCGTCGGTCGATGCCCCGTTAACGTGGGGCAAATACTGCAAGTCGAATACCGAGTATGGAAAGCTTTACCCGTTGAGCAACTCGATCTGGTACCTGTCATTCACAACGAATAAACACAAATTTATTCACTTACTGTACGTGCTGTTCCTTCATTTACTACCAGCGATGCTAGTTGACACCGTCAGTATTTGTATCGGCCAAAAACCAAG ATTGTGGAAAATGTATCAAAAGATTCACAAGTTTGCAAACGTGATATCGTATTTTGCGACCCACGAATGGAAATTCACAAACGACAACGTACAAGATATGTGGAGCCGGTTGGAATCCAAGGATCAAAATTTGTTCCTATTCAATATGAAGGGCTTCAACTGGGACGGGTATTTTCAACATTACATAAAAGGAACCAGAATCTATTTGTTCAAAGACGACCTGAGCACCTTGGAAGCCAGCAGAGCGAGATTGGCCAG ATTTTACTTCATGCATCAAGCCACCAAAGGTTTGGTATCCCTTCTCATGTTATGGATCGTATGGACCTTATTATCCAGAATAGTTTTTTAA
- the LOC124408487 gene encoding fatty acyl-CoA reductase wat-like isoform X2, whose translation MKNHRSILRGKPSPITPDRARGHMTQSHGRCDHRKAIVLDEPRQSWSRWLPSSRPRYCQYGQRTAVRSAETMYPIITNEGNNNNNNNNTLNDDDERRGTTLQEFYAGQTVFITGGTGFLGKVLIEKLLRSCPDLTAIYILVRPKKGKDVQSRVEDIFDDVVYSRLKKEVPKFRHKVFAVAGDCSVPDLGLSLADRALLIEKVSIVFHVAATVRFDEKLKLAMAINIQAANDIIKLCRSMPQLKSVIHVSTAYANSHLWTIEEKFYPYETKYSELSKMIENMPEDTITELTPKIIGKWTNTYVFTKALAEDMIREQSKDLPMGIFRPAIVISTAREPILGWIDNLYGPTGVVAGAASGVLRTLHSDPDINANIVPVDFTVNSLIASAWDVATQVERRGKDMLIYNYVSSVDAPLTWGKYCKSNTEYGKLYPLSNSIWYLSFTTNKHKFIHLLYVLFLHLLPAMLVDTVSICIGQKPRLWKMYQKIHKFANVISYFATHEWKFTNDNVQDMWSRLESKDQNLFLFNMKGFNWDGYFQHYIKGTRIYLFKDDLSTLEASRARLARFYFMHQATKGLVSLLMLWIVWTLLSRIVF comes from the exons ATGAAAAACCATCGATCAATCCTCCGGGGAAAACCCTCACCAATCACCCCCGATAGAGCGCGTGGCCACATGACCCAGTCTCATGGGCGTTGTGACCACCGTAAAGCCATCGTCCTTGACGAACCGAGGCAGTCATGGTCACGGTGGCTTCCGAGCAGTCGACCTCGTTATTGCCAATACGGACAACGCACCGCGGTTCGAAGT GCGGAAACTATGTATCCGATAATAACGAACGAGGGG aacaacaacaataacaacaacaacaccttgaacgacgacgacgagagaCGAGGAACTACCCTGCAAGAGTTCTACGCAGGGCAAACGGTCTTCATTACAG GTGGAACTGGCTTTCTTGGAAAAGTCCTGATAGAAAAGTTACTGCGTAGCTGCCCCGATCTAACCGCAATCTACATCCTAGTACGCccgaagaaaggaaaagacgTGCAAAGTCGCGTTGAGGACATATTTGATGATGTG GTCTATAGCCGACTGAAAAAAGAAGTCCCAAAATTCCGTCACAAGGTGTTTGCAGTGGCCGGAGACTGCAGCGTTCCCGATTTGGGTCTTTCATTGGCTGACAGGGCACTCCTTATTGAAAAG GTATCGATAGTGTTTCACGTTGCGGCGACAGTTCGTTTTGATGAAAAACTCAAACTCGCCATGGCCATTAATATACAGGCCGCGAATGACATTATCAAACTATGCCGAAGTATGCCACAGCTGAAG TCTGTAATTCATGTATCCACCGCTTATGCCAACTCGCACCTGTGGacaatcgaagaaaaattttacccatATGAAACGAAGTACAGCGAGCTATCGAAGATGATTGAAAATATGCCGGAGGATACGATAACGGAATTAACTCCAAA GATAATTGGAAAATGGACAAACACATACGTCTTCACCAAAGCCCTGGCCGAAGATATGATTCGAGAGCAGAGTAAGGACCTGCCTATGGGCATTTTCCGACCTGCCATTG TGATATCAACGGCACGTGAACCAATCTTAGGATGGATCGACAACCTCTACGGACCCACAGGTGTGGTTGCCGGGGCAGCTTCCGGCGTTCTCAGAACTCTGCACAGCGACCCTGACATCAATGCGAATATCGTGCCAGTGGATTTCACAGTGAACTCGCTGATAGCCAGTGCCTGGGACGTGGCCACACAGGTCGAAAG GAGAGGCAAGGACATGTTGATTTACAATTACGTGTCGTCGGTCGATGCCCCGTTAACGTGGGGCAAATACTGCAAGTCGAATACCGAGTATGGAAAGCTTTACCCGTTGAGCAACTCGATCTGGTACCTGTCATTCACAACGAATAAACACAAATTTATTCACTTACTGTACGTGCTGTTCCTTCATTTACTACCAGCGATGCTAGTTGACACCGTCAGTATTTGTATCGGCCAAAAACCAAG ATTGTGGAAAATGTATCAAAAGATTCACAAGTTTGCAAACGTGATATCGTATTTTGCGACCCACGAATGGAAATTCACAAACGACAACGTACAAGATATGTGGAGCCGGTTGGAATCCAAGGATCAAAATTTGTTCCTATTCAATATGAAGGGCTTCAACTGGGACGGGTATTTTCAACATTACATAAAAGGAACCAGAATCTATTTGTTCAAAGACGACCTGAGCACCTTGGAAGCCAGCAGAGCGAGATTGGCCAG ATTTTACTTCATGCATCAAGCCACCAAAGGTTTGGTATCCCTTCTCATGTTATGGATCGTATGGACCTTATTATCCAGAATAGTTTTTTAA